The Gammaproteobacteria bacterium genome includes a region encoding these proteins:
- the rrtA gene encoding rhombosortase: MNSGHVAAGTIPSIRQRAARWVPVLVLAAAVLALGFGGDAAREALRYEREALQAGEVWRLLTGHLVHLGWGHVVMNLAALFLIASLIDDAFATADWIGAFAASALAIDGGLYFFAPEIDWYVGLSGVLHGLVAAGAVALLRSFPLLAWLLGAGLAVKLAYEQRFGPIPLSVETSGGAVIVAAHLYGAIGGFAFALLRRAVPARKAASL; the protein is encoded by the coding sequence GTGAACAGCGGCCATGTAGCGGCGGGCACGATCCCGTCGATTCGACAACGCGCGGCGCGATGGGTGCCCGTGCTCGTCCTGGCCGCGGCAGTGCTCGCGCTCGGCTTCGGCGGGGACGCGGCACGCGAAGCGCTGCGCTACGAGCGCGAGGCGCTCCAGGCCGGCGAGGTCTGGCGGCTGCTCACGGGCCACCTCGTGCACCTCGGCTGGGGGCACGTCGTGATGAACCTCGCGGCGCTCTTCCTGATCGCGTCGCTCATCGACGACGCTTTCGCAACCGCCGACTGGATCGGGGCATTCGCCGCGTCCGCGCTCGCGATCGACGGCGGGCTCTATTTTTTCGCTCCCGAGATCGACTGGTACGTCGGGCTTTCGGGCGTGCTCCACGGGCTCGTCGCGGCCGGCGCCGTGGCGCTGCTGCGCAGCTTTCCGCTGCTCGCCTGGCTTCTCGGCGCAGGTCTCGCCGTCAAGCTCGCGTATGAGCAGCGCTTCGGGCCGATTCCGCTTTCGGTGGAGACGTCCGGCGGCGCCGTGATCGTCGCCGCGCATCTCTACGGCGCAATAGGGGGGTTCGCGTTTGCGCTGCTTCGCCGCGCGGTTCCCGCCCGCAAAGCCGCCTCGCTATAA